Proteins from a genomic interval of Magnetovibrio sp. PR-2:
- a CDS encoding histidine triad nucleotide-binding protein, whose protein sequence is MSYDKENIFAKILRGEIPCDKVYENEYVLAFNDIGPQAPTHVLVIPKGAYVSQDDFTNNASDEEITGLWRAVGYIARDVLDLADGGYRTIQNTGSDGGQEVPHYHVHILGGKPIGRMVPG, encoded by the coding sequence ATGAGTTACGATAAAGAAAACATTTTCGCCAAAATCCTGCGTGGAGAAATCCCGTGCGACAAAGTCTATGAAAACGAATACGTTTTGGCGTTCAACGACATTGGCCCCCAGGCACCAACGCACGTCTTGGTGATTCCTAAGGGCGCATACGTTTCCCAAGACGATTTTACGAATAACGCAAGTGATGAAGAGATCACGGGCCTGTGGCGCGCGGTGGGCTACATCGCCCGCGACGTGCTGGACTTGGCAGACGGCGGCTATCGCACCATCCAAAACACCGGATCCGACGGTGGCCAAGAGGTCCCGCACTATCACGTGCATATCTTGGGTGGAAAACCCATAGGCCGCATGGTGCCCGGCTGA
- the hslU gene encoding ATP-dependent protease ATPase subunit HslU produces the protein MSSFTPREIVSELDRFIVGQDDAKRAVAVALRNRWRRQQIDDDLREEIVPKNILMIGPTGVGKTEIARRLAKLADAPFIKVEATKFTEVGYVGRDVEQIVRDLVETASHMVRERHKKQVHAKAELAAEERVLDVLVGDSAGDSTRQKFRKMLREGELDDKEIEIDVRDAGQGGAPQFDIPGMPGGQISMINLTDMFGGAFGAPTKPKKMSVSASYDILVAEEADKLVDEEALTKEAIEKVETGGIVFLDEIDKIAARQETRGGDVSREGVQRDLLPLIEGTTVSTKRGPVKTDHILFIASGAFHVAIPSDLLPELQGRLPIRVELSALTRDDLVRILKEPESSLIRQYVALMGVEEVTLDITDDAIEELATLAADINSSVENIGARRLHTVMEKLLETISFEASERSGETVVIDDDFVRETVSSLAQDADLKKFIL, from the coding sequence ATGAGTAGCTTCACCCCCCGCGAAATCGTTTCCGAACTGGACCGCTTCATCGTCGGCCAAGACGACGCCAAACGTGCCGTGGCTGTGGCGCTACGCAACCGCTGGCGCCGCCAACAAATCGATGACGATCTGCGTGAAGAAATCGTGCCCAAAAACATCCTCATGATTGGGCCCACGGGTGTGGGCAAAACGGAAATTGCACGGCGTTTGGCGAAACTGGCCGACGCGCCCTTCATCAAAGTCGAAGCCACCAAATTCACCGAAGTGGGCTATGTGGGACGCGATGTGGAGCAAATTGTGCGCGATCTGGTCGAAACCGCCAGCCACATGGTGCGCGAACGCCACAAAAAACAAGTCCACGCCAAAGCGGAGCTCGCCGCCGAAGAACGCGTTTTAGACGTGTTGGTGGGCGACAGTGCCGGGGACTCCACCCGCCAAAAATTCCGCAAGATGTTGCGTGAAGGCGAATTGGACGACAAAGAAATCGAAATCGATGTGCGCGACGCCGGTCAGGGCGGTGCACCGCAGTTCGACATCCCCGGCATGCCCGGTGGCCAGATTTCCATGATCAACTTGACCGACATGTTCGGTGGTGCCTTTGGCGCACCCACCAAGCCGAAAAAGATGTCGGTTTCGGCCAGCTACGACATCTTAGTCGCCGAAGAAGCCGACAAGCTGGTGGACGAAGAAGCGCTCACCAAAGAAGCCATCGAAAAGGTTGAGACCGGCGGCATTGTGTTCTTGGACGAAATCGACAAAATCGCCGCGCGCCAAGAAACCCGCGGCGGTGATGTGTCCCGCGAAGGGGTGCAGCGCGATCTCTTGCCTTTGATCGAAGGCACCACCGTGTCCACAAAACGCGGTCCGGTGAAAACCGACCACATCCTCTTCATCGCTTCCGGCGCATTCCACGTGGCGATACCCAGCGACCTTTTGCCCGAACTGCAAGGCCGCCTGCCCATCCGTGTGGAGCTGTCGGCTCTGACACGCGACGATTTGGTGCGCATTTTGAAAGAACCCGAAAGCAGCCTGATCCGCCAATACGTGGCGTTGATGGGGGTGGAGGAGGTCACACTCGACATCACCGACGACGCCATCGAAGAGCTGGCGACCCTGGCCGCCGACATCAACTCAAGTGTGGAAAACATCGGCGCCCGGCGTTTGCACACGGTGATGGAAAAACTGTTGGAAACCATCAGCTTCGAAGCGTCTGAGCGCTCCGGCGAAACGGTGGTCATCGACGACGATTTCGTCCGTGAGACGGTTTCAAGCTTGGCCCAAGACGCGGATTTGAAGAAGTTTATTCTTTAA
- a CDS encoding GNAT family N-acetyltransferase: protein MVHIRTSHSKDLAGIERVYADAFPDEDLLPVVRELLDFGPGVLSLVAVKENIIVGHVIFCDCRVGEQKVSMLAPLCAAPALHKQGIGTALVQGGFDRLKSAGVAWVYVLGSPNYYGRFGFEADGDVAPPYPLPKAYQELGAWQSVVLSDAPKPKGKLDVPAPWQQAKYWSEG from the coding sequence GTGGTGCATATCCGCACCAGTCATTCCAAAGACTTAGCTGGGATTGAGCGCGTATATGCAGACGCCTTTCCCGACGAAGACCTCCTCCCTGTCGTGCGCGAATTGCTGGATTTTGGCCCAGGGGTCTTGTCGTTGGTGGCTGTGAAAGAAAACATCATTGTCGGCCATGTGATTTTTTGCGATTGCCGGGTTGGCGAACAGAAGGTCTCCATGCTGGCGCCGCTGTGTGCCGCACCGGCTTTGCACAAACAGGGCATCGGCACGGCTTTGGTTCAGGGCGGGTTTGATCGTCTGAAAAGTGCCGGTGTCGCCTGGGTCTATGTGTTGGGCTCCCCCAACTATTATGGCCGCTTTGGCTTTGAAGCCGACGGTGATGTAGCCCCACCGTACCCTTTGCCGAAAGCGTATCAAGAGCTGGGCGCGTGGCAGTCGGTTGTGCTGAGCGATGCACCGAAGCCAAAAGGCAAGCTCGATGTGCCCGCCCCGTGGCAACAGGCAAAATATTGGTCCGAAGGTTAA
- the hisF gene encoding imidazole glycerol phosphate synthase subunit HisF produces MSLKARIIPCLDVEGGRVVKGVNFVDLIDAGDPVEQARVYDAAGADELTFLDITASHENRDTIFDVVNRTAEQCFMPLTVGGGVRTTDDIRKLLLAGADKASINTAAVKNPEFVKEAAEKFGSQCIVVAVDAKTVSPGKFEIFTHGGREPTGIDAVEWSKRMAAYGAGEILLTSMDRDGTKQGFNIDLTRAIADAVDIPVIASGGVGTLDHMVEGVLEGHASAVLAASIFHFGTYTIGETKRYMQAHGVDVRLDNIEKA; encoded by the coding sequence ATGAGTTTAAAAGCACGCATCATCCCCTGTCTGGACGTCGAAGGCGGACGTGTTGTCAAAGGTGTCAACTTCGTCGATTTGATCGACGCCGGCGATCCGGTGGAACAAGCGCGGGTTTATGACGCCGCAGGTGCGGACGAGCTCACGTTCCTGGACATCACGGCAAGCCACGAAAACAGGGACACTATTTTTGATGTGGTGAACCGCACGGCGGAACAGTGCTTTATGCCCTTAACCGTCGGCGGCGGTGTGCGCACCACGGATGACATTCGCAAATTGTTGTTGGCCGGTGCGGACAAAGCGTCCATCAACACGGCGGCGGTGAAAAACCCGGAGTTCGTGAAAGAGGCTGCGGAAAAGTTCGGCAGCCAATGCATTGTCGTGGCGGTGGACGCCAAGACGGTGTCTCCCGGTAAATTTGAAATCTTCACCCACGGCGGGCGCGAGCCCACGGGTATTGATGCGGTGGAATGGTCCAAGCGCATGGCCGCATACGGCGCGGGCGAAATTTTGTTGACCTCCATGGATCGCGACGGCACCAAACAGGGCTTTAACATCGACCTCACCCGTGCCATCGCGGATGCGGTGGACATCCCCGTGATTGCCTCGGGTGGTGTGGGTACGCTGGACCATATGGTTGAGGGTGTTTTGGAAGGCCACGCTTCGGCGGTGCTTGCGGCCTCGATTTTTCACTTCGGGACGTATACCATTGGGGAAACCAAACGTTATATGCAGGCGCACGGGGTTGATGTGCGCCTCGACAATATTGAAAAAGCTTAA
- a CDS encoding DUF2628 domain-containing protein, whose protein sequence is MSIYTVHVRDTGIQPTLAVVKDGFSWPAAVFGFIWALVVGAWEVALMLFGVQIGVGFVLELLISDPSALAVVQIGLAVVIGLVANELRRWHLEKRGLYEDAVVTANNKEEAERRYLDANPYMTAKLLRDEC, encoded by the coding sequence ATGAGCATCTACACGGTTCACGTTCGCGACACGGGTATTCAGCCTACCTTGGCTGTGGTCAAGGACGGCTTTTCCTGGCCAGCTGCGGTTTTTGGGTTCATTTGGGCCCTGGTCGTGGGGGCTTGGGAAGTGGCGCTGATGCTGTTCGGCGTGCAGATCGGTGTGGGCTTCGTGTTGGAGCTGCTCATCAGCGACCCCAGTGCTCTGGCCGTGGTGCAAATCGGCTTGGCCGTGGTGATCGGCTTGGTTGCCAACGAACTGCGCCGCTGGCACTTGGAAAAGCGCGGGCTTTATGAAGACGCGGTGGTGACGGCCAACAATAAAGAAGAAGCGGAACGTCGGTATCTGGATGCCAATCCGTACATGACGGCAAAGTTATTGAGAGACGAATGTTAA
- a CDS encoding class I SAM-dependent methyltransferase — translation MASPKKASGLIGKITGSFRKKKADDKPKAPAADQVAADAAKAAPKAEKKAWPANRLNVIEQLWGEGYTTPGGAVRVKQFAPLLELDEKKSLLLLGAGLGGISETLIEDTGVWITGLEPDPELAKMGHESMARAGHKRKAPIRHSDLEALQLKPKSFDAMLALDGIQYVQDKKALFESVTASLRLNAEMLFVTFVLPDTNPPSKKVEIWAKHQSLPVHLWPAQAMMGMLGQMDLEVRPPDDVTRDFRNCVLKAWVNFLSTMDRKELLSKAADVVGECERWADMITAIDAGELKILKFNCIRIAERRKSVEELMAQA, via the coding sequence ATGGCTTCACCGAAGAAGGCTTCGGGTTTAATCGGCAAGATTACCGGCTCGTTCCGCAAGAAAAAAGCGGATGACAAGCCGAAAGCCCCTGCTGCGGACCAAGTCGCAGCGGATGCGGCCAAGGCTGCGCCAAAAGCGGAGAAAAAAGCCTGGCCTGCCAATCGCTTAAACGTGATTGAACAGCTTTGGGGCGAAGGCTATACCACCCCTGGTGGGGCTGTGCGGGTAAAGCAGTTCGCGCCGTTGTTGGAGCTGGATGAAAAGAAAAGCCTGTTGTTGTTGGGTGCGGGCCTGGGCGGCATTTCCGAAACCTTGATCGAAGACACAGGCGTGTGGATTACAGGGCTGGAACCTGATCCCGAGCTTGCCAAAATGGGTCACGAAAGCATGGCGCGCGCGGGCCACAAGCGCAAAGCCCCGATCCGCCACAGCGATCTGGAGGCCTTGCAGCTCAAACCCAAATCTTTCGACGCCATGCTGGCGCTGGACGGAATACAGTACGTTCAAGACAAAAAAGCCCTGTTTGAATCCGTCACCGCGTCGTTGCGGCTCAATGCTGAAATGCTGTTCGTGACATTTGTTTTGCCCGACACCAACCCGCCCAGCAAAAAGGTCGAAATCTGGGCCAAGCACCAAAGCCTGCCCGTACACCTTTGGCCCGCCCAGGCGATGATGGGCATGCTGGGCCAGATGGATTTGGAAGTGCGCCCGCCCGACGACGTGACGCGGGATTTTCGCAACTGCGTGTTGAAAGCATGGGTGAATTTCCTCTCCACCATGGACCGCAAAGAGCTGTTAAGCAAAGCGGCAGACGTGGTCGGCGAATGCGAACGCTGGGCCGATATGATCACGGCCATCGATGCGGGCGAGCTCAAAATCCTCAAATTCAACTGCATCCGCATCGCCGAACGCCGCAAGTCGGTGGAAGAGCTGATGGCGCAGGCTTAG
- a CDS encoding helix-turn-helix domain-containing protein translates to MTPFGEKMRELRAQKNVSQKNMAKALGVSAAYLSALEHGNRGRPAPGMIMQICDFFDLIWDDSEDIKRLASVSHPRVTIDTAGLSPKATELANELANSIQDLDDQNLQWILDEIRAHKVTKIKGPPY, encoded by the coding sequence ATGACACCGTTTGGCGAAAAGATGCGCGAACTGCGCGCCCAAAAGAACGTCTCGCAAAAAAATATGGCGAAGGCACTGGGCGTGTCTGCGGCCTATTTATCGGCGCTGGAACACGGCAATCGGGGTCGTCCAGCACCCGGAATGATTATGCAAATCTGTGATTTCTTTGACTTAATTTGGGACGACAGTGAAGACATTAAACGCCTAGCCAGCGTGTCGCATCCGCGGGTCACCATCGACACTGCAGGCCTCAGCCCCAAGGCGACGGAGCTTGCCAATGAGCTCGCCAACTCCATCCAAGATTTGGACGATCAGAACCTGCAATGGATTTTGGATGAAATCCGCGCCCACAAAGTGACTAAAATTAAAGGCCCGCCTTATTGA
- the hisB gene encoding imidazoleglycerol-phosphate dehydratase HisB produces the protein MRTASVDRNTHETQISVELNLDGEGKYDISTGIGFLDHMLEQLSRHALIDLTVKATGDLHIDFHHTTEDVGIAIGEAFTQALGDRKGIGRYGSALSPMDEALSRIVLDASNRPFLVWKVEFVRDKLGDMDTELFKEWFAGFGQAAGLTLHVETLYGENNHHIIESIFKGTARALRQAVEIDPRKADQVPSTKGVLGGSL, from the coding sequence ATGCGCACCGCAAGCGTAGACCGTAACACCCATGAGACCCAAATCTCTGTCGAGCTGAACCTCGACGGCGAGGGCAAGTACGACATTTCCACCGGGATCGGGTTTCTCGATCACATGCTGGAACAGCTGTCGCGCCACGCGCTCATTGATTTGACGGTCAAAGCGACGGGTGATCTCCACATCGATTTCCACCACACCACCGAAGACGTGGGCATTGCCATTGGCGAAGCGTTTACGCAGGCCCTTGGCGATCGCAAGGGCATTGGGCGTTATGGCTCGGCCCTGTCGCCCATGGATGAGGCCTTGAGCCGTATCGTCTTGGACGCATCAAACCGCCCGTTTTTGGTGTGGAAGGTCGAATTTGTGCGCGATAAATTGGGCGATATGGATACTGAGCTGTTTAAGGAATGGTTCGCGGGCTTCGGCCAAGCCGCCGGCCTGACGCTGCACGTCGAAACTTTGTATGGTGAAAACAACCACCACATCATTGAAAGCATCTTCAAGGGCACGGCCCGCGCGCTGCGCCAAGCGGTCGAAATCGATCCGCGCAAAGCCGATCAAGTGCCGTCCACCAAAGGCGTTTTGGGTGGCTCGCTCTAA
- the hisA gene encoding 1-(5-phosphoribosyl)-5-[(5-phosphoribosylamino)methylideneamino]imidazole-4-carboxamide isomerase — MIFYPAIDLKDGQCVRLLRGEMDQATVFNDDAGAQAKAFVDQGCEWIHVVDLNGAFEGKPVNADAVQAILDAVDVPIELGGGIRHMDTIRFWLDKGVKRVILGTVALRDPDLVIEACKAFPGRIAVGVDAKDGMVAVEGWAEVSDISAVELAQKFEDAGVAVIIFTDIGRDGLMQGPNVASTLELAKAISTPVIVSGGVSSMDDLKAVKDAGGDLFDGVISGRAVYDGKIGVKEAVELLGA; from the coding sequence ATGATCTTTTACCCTGCCATCGATTTGAAAGACGGCCAGTGCGTGCGTTTGCTGCGCGGCGAAATGGATCAAGCCACCGTGTTCAACGACGACGCGGGCGCACAGGCGAAAGCCTTTGTGGACCAAGGGTGCGAATGGATTCATGTGGTCGATCTCAACGGGGCCTTCGAAGGCAAGCCTGTGAACGCCGACGCGGTGCAAGCGATCTTGGACGCGGTGGACGTGCCCATCGAGCTGGGTGGCGGCATCCGCCATATGGACACCATCCGCTTTTGGTTGGACAAGGGCGTCAAACGCGTGATCTTGGGCACCGTTGCCTTGCGCGATCCGGACTTGGTTATCGAAGCCTGCAAAGCATTTCCCGGTCGCATTGCGGTGGGTGTGGATGCCAAAGACGGCATGGTGGCGGTGGAAGGCTGGGCGGAAGTCTCAGATATTTCAGCCGTTGAGTTGGCCCAAAAGTTCGAAGATGCCGGCGTGGCCGTGATCATCTTCACCGATATTGGCCGCGACGGTTTGATGCAAGGCCCCAATGTGGCCTCAACCTTGGAATTGGCCAAAGCCATCTCCACTCCGGTCATCGTGTCGGGCGGTGTGTCGTCTATGGACGATCTCAAAGCCGTGAAAGACGCAGGCGGTGATTTGTTCGACGGCGTGATTTCGGGTCGCGCGGTCTATGACGGTAAAATCGGCGTCAAAGAAGCCGTCGAGTTGTTGGGAGCTTAA
- the hslV gene encoding ATP-dependent protease subunit HslV, which yields MSDNDFPGWHSTTILNVRKDGEVVMIGDGQVSLGDTVLKGSAKKVRRLADGKVIAGFAGATADAFTLFERLEAKLEQYPNQLTRACVELAKDWRTDRYLRKLEAMMLVSDKDVSLVLTGTGDVLEPDHGVVAIGSGGNYALSAARALEHQNGVSAEEVATRAMEIAADICVYTNANFTIEKL from the coding sequence ATGTCTGACAATGATTTTCCCGGCTGGCATTCCACCACCATCTTAAACGTGCGCAAAGACGGCGAGGTGGTGATGATCGGTGACGGTCAAGTGAGCCTGGGTGACACGGTTCTTAAGGGCTCGGCTAAAAAAGTCCGCCGCTTGGCCGACGGCAAGGTCATCGCCGGATTTGCAGGCGCAACAGCGGACGCGTTTACCCTGTTCGAACGCCTAGAAGCCAAGCTGGAACAATACCCAAACCAGCTGACCCGGGCCTGTGTGGAACTGGCCAAGGACTGGCGCACGGACCGCTATTTGCGCAAGCTCGAAGCCATGATGTTGGTGTCCGACAAGGACGTCTCGCTGGTTTTGACCGGCACCGGCGATGTGTTGGAGCCCGACCACGGCGTGGTTGCTATTGGATCGGGCGGAAACTACGCCTTGTCCGCCGCACGGGCACTGGAACACCAAAACGGTGTCAGCGCCGAAGAGGTCGCCACCCGCGCCATGGAAATCGCCGCCGATATTTGCGTTTACACCAACGCCAACTTTACGATTGAGAAATTATAA
- a CDS encoding phosphoribosyl-ATP diphosphatase yields MSESHIGVLTRLFETIESRRGADAETSYTAKLFSRGRTAIAQKVGEEAVEVNIAALAEGPDALAAESADLIYHLMVLWADSGITPEHVWDELLKREGLSGIEEKRARGEL; encoded by the coding sequence ATGTCTGAGAGTCACATTGGCGTTTTGACACGCCTGTTTGAAACCATCGAAAGCCGCCGTGGCGCGGATGCGGAAACATCCTATACCGCCAAACTGTTTTCGCGCGGACGCACCGCCATCGCTCAAAAAGTCGGCGAAGAAGCCGTCGAAGTGAACATTGCCGCCTTGGCTGAGGGCCCGGACGCTTTGGCTGCGGAAAGTGCGGATTTGATCTATCACCTGATGGTTTTGTGGGCCGACAGCGGCATCACGCCGGAACACGTTTGGGACGAGTTGCTAAAGCGCGAAGGCCTGTCCGGCATTGAAGAAAAACGTGCGCGCGGCGAACTCTAA
- the hisH gene encoding imidazole glycerol phosphate synthase subunit HisH: protein MLISIIDYGSGNLRSVAKSFERAAHEQGLNAEVLVTPNPDDVLKADRIVLPGVGAFADCKNGLESVDGLHDALTEAVIHKARPFLGVCVGMQLMSDVGHEFGDTPGLGWIAGDVVALAPSDANLKIPHMGWNDLHLETDHPVFDGVNTGEHAYFVHSFQFKTIDPAHVLATVDYGGPVTAAIGRDNLVGTQFHPEKSQKLGLHIISNFLKWNP from the coding sequence ATGTTAATTTCCATCATCGATTATGGTTCAGGGAACCTGCGCTCTGTTGCGAAGTCTTTTGAGCGCGCAGCTCACGAACAAGGCCTCAACGCCGAAGTTCTGGTGACGCCAAACCCCGACGACGTGTTGAAAGCTGACCGGATCGTGCTGCCGGGTGTCGGCGCGTTTGCCGATTGCAAAAATGGTTTGGAAAGTGTGGACGGTTTGCACGACGCCCTCACCGAAGCCGTTATCCATAAAGCGCGTCCGTTTTTGGGCGTGTGCGTGGGCATGCAGTTGATGAGCGATGTGGGTCACGAGTTCGGCGACACCCCGGGCTTGGGCTGGATCGCGGGCGACGTTGTGGCGCTGGCCCCCAGTGATGCAAACCTCAAAATCCCGCACATGGGCTGGAACGATCTGCACTTGGAAACGGACCACCCGGTGTTTGACGGGGTGAACACGGGTGAGCACGCGTACTTTGTGCACAGCTTTCAGTTCAAAACCATCGATCCCGCGCACGTCTTGGCGACGGTGGACTACGGTGGGCCCGTGACGGCGGCCATCGGGCGCGACAACTTGGTCGGCACGCAATTCCACCCGGAAAAAAGCCAAAAGCTGGGCCTGCACATTATTTCGAATTTCTTGAAGTGGAATCCGTAA